One part of the Streptomyces nigra genome encodes these proteins:
- a CDS encoding histidine kinase has translation MSTVNPDTQQPAPQLLVGRRWLLPSALAKEFDLDPERPGRPRRTARDWVVDFGCFLLAVFLGLVTADTVAREDIPSGLAAADQLIGALACAAVWLRRRWPLGLAIAMVPVCFVSNTAGGAGIVALFTLAVHRPFRYVAWVAGASVALSPLYFWLRPDPDLPFAPAVILVVVLTGAVVGWGMFVRSKRQLMVSLRDRARRAETEARLRAEQAQRLAREAIAREMHDVLAHRLTLLSVHAGALEFRPDAPRDEIQRAAGVIRESAHEALQDLREIIGVLRAGESDDSGRPQPTLAALEGLVAECREAGMKVTLDQRVPDRAAVPASVGRTAYRIVQEGLTNARKHAPGTEVTVTVTGAPGEGLTVAVRNGAPQGEVPPVPGSGQGLIGLRERATLAGGRLEHGPAADGGFGIRAWLPWG, from the coding sequence TTGTCGACCGTGAACCCCGATACGCAACAGCCCGCACCGCAGCTCCTCGTGGGGCGGCGCTGGCTGCTGCCCTCCGCCCTGGCGAAGGAGTTCGACCTCGACCCCGAACGCCCCGGCCGGCCCCGGCGCACGGCCCGCGACTGGGTGGTCGACTTCGGCTGCTTCCTGCTGGCCGTGTTCCTCGGCCTGGTCACCGCGGACACCGTGGCACGGGAGGACATCCCGAGCGGCCTCGCCGCCGCCGACCAGCTGATCGGCGCCCTGGCCTGCGCCGCCGTATGGCTCCGGCGCCGCTGGCCGCTCGGGCTCGCCATCGCGATGGTCCCCGTGTGCTTCGTGTCGAACACCGCGGGCGGCGCCGGCATCGTCGCCCTGTTCACCCTCGCCGTGCACCGGCCCTTCCGGTACGTGGCCTGGGTCGCCGGCGCGTCGGTGGCGCTGAGCCCGCTGTACTTCTGGCTGCGCCCCGACCCCGACCTGCCGTTCGCCCCGGCCGTCATCCTGGTCGTGGTCCTCACGGGTGCCGTCGTCGGCTGGGGCATGTTCGTCCGGTCCAAGCGGCAGCTCATGGTGAGCCTGCGCGACCGTGCGCGGCGCGCCGAGACGGAGGCCCGGCTGCGCGCCGAGCAGGCGCAGCGCCTGGCCCGCGAGGCCATCGCCCGCGAGATGCACGACGTCCTCGCGCACCGGCTGACCCTGCTCAGCGTGCACGCGGGCGCGCTGGAGTTCCGCCCGGACGCACCCCGCGACGAGATCCAGCGGGCGGCCGGCGTCATCCGGGAGAGCGCCCACGAAGCACTGCAGGACCTGCGCGAGATCATCGGCGTCCTGCGGGCCGGCGAGTCCGACGACTCCGGGCGGCCCCAGCCGACGCTCGCCGCGTTGGAAGGCCTGGTCGCCGAGTGCCGCGAGGCCGGTATGAAGGTCACCCTCGACCAGCGCGTGCCCGACCGGGCCGCCGTACCGGCCTCCGTGGGCCGCACCGCCTACCGCATCGTCCAGGAGGGGCTGACGAACGCCCGCAAGCACGCCCCGGGCACCGAGGTCACGGTGACGGTCACCGGCGCGCCCGGCGAGGGCCTGACGGTGGCGGTGCGCAACGGGGCGCCCCAGGGGGAGGTGCCGCCCGTGCCCGGCTCCGGCCAGGGACTCATCGGGCTGCGCGAGCGTGCGACGCTGGCGGGCGGGCGGCTCGAGCACGGGCCCGCCGCCGACGGGGGGTTCGGCATCCGGGCCTGGCTGCCGTGGGGGTGA
- a CDS encoding response regulator transcription factor produces the protein MTAIRLLLVDDDPLVRAGLSLMLGGADDIEIVGEAADGADVGPLADRTRPDVVLMDIRMPGVDGLTATERLRARQDPPQVVLLTTFHADEQVLRALRAGAAGFVLKDTPPAEIVDAVRRVAAGDPVLSPTVTRQLMDHAAGTAADTRRAHARERLTALNDREREVAVAVGRGLSNAEIAGELYMSVATVKTHVSRVLAKLDLNNRVQIALLVYDAGLLEEVDGVND, from the coding sequence ATGACTGCCATCAGACTGCTTCTCGTCGACGACGACCCGCTGGTCCGGGCCGGGCTGTCCCTCATGCTGGGCGGCGCCGACGACATCGAGATCGTCGGCGAGGCCGCCGACGGCGCAGACGTCGGACCGCTGGCCGACCGCACCCGGCCCGACGTCGTCCTGATGGACATCCGTATGCCCGGCGTCGACGGCCTCACCGCCACGGAACGGCTGCGCGCCCGGCAGGACCCGCCGCAGGTCGTGCTGCTGACCACGTTCCACGCCGACGAGCAGGTGCTGCGCGCCCTGCGCGCCGGGGCCGCCGGGTTCGTGCTGAAGGACACCCCGCCCGCCGAGATCGTCGACGCGGTGCGCAGGGTGGCCGCCGGTGACCCCGTCCTGTCGCCCACCGTGACCCGGCAGCTGATGGACCACGCCGCCGGTACGGCAGCCGACACCCGCCGCGCCCACGCGCGCGAGCGGCTGACCGCCCTCAACGACCGTGAGCGCGAGGTCGCCGTCGCCGTCGGCCGGGGCCTGTCCAACGCCGAGATCGCCGGGGAGCTGTACATGAGCGTCGCGACCGTGAAGACCCACGTGTCCCGCGTCCTGGCCAAGCTGGACCTCAACAACCGGGTGCAGATCGCGCTGCTGGTGTACGACGCGGGACTCCTGGAGGAGGTCGACGGCGTCAACGACTAG
- a CDS encoding ribonuclease domain-containing protein: MRFPPHLTRIGSAAALLSALLVGGTVSATPAAAAVGSICQSALPSQAHDTLDLIEQGGPFPFEQDGTVFQNREGILPSQSTGYYHEYTVITPGSDTRGARRIVTGEEPQEDYYTADHYASFDLIDHGC; encoded by the coding sequence ATGAGATTCCCCCCACACCTCACACGCATCGGCTCCGCGGCGGCGCTGCTGTCCGCCCTCCTCGTGGGCGGCACGGTGTCCGCCACTCCCGCGGCGGCGGCGGTCGGGAGCATCTGCCAGAGCGCCCTGCCCTCGCAGGCCCACGACACCCTGGACCTCATCGAACAGGGTGGCCCCTTCCCCTTCGAACAGGACGGCACCGTCTTCCAGAACCGGGAAGGCATCCTGCCGAGCCAGTCGACCGGCTACTACCACGAGTACACGGTGATCACGCCGGGCTCCGACACCCGGGGCGCGCGGCGCATCGTCACCGGTGAGGAGCCGCAGGAGGACTACTACACGGCCGACCACTACGCGTCCTTCGACCTGATCGACCACGGCTGCTGA
- a CDS encoding Gfo/Idh/MocA family protein, protein MRIGVIGTGRIGTIHANTLSRHRDVGSLILTDANPSRAQELAHRLGETAAPGMDEIFRWGVDAVVITTATSAHAELIGRAARSGLPVFCEKPIALDLPGTLQAIAEVETAGTILQMGFQRRFDAGYAGAREAVRSGRLGRLHTVRALTSDQAPPPAAWLPLSGGLYRDTLIHDFDMLRWVTGREVVDVYAAGSDAGPAMFREAGDVDTAAAVLTLEDGTLATATATRLNGAGYDVRMELAGELDQVVVGLDDRTPIASTEPTGPPAADKPWTGFLERFGPAYEAELNAFVEVVRGERANPCDGREALQALRISEACELSRRDRRPVALGELPGGTTTAAL, encoded by the coding sequence ACGGACGCGAATCCGTCACGCGCCCAGGAGCTGGCCCACCGGCTCGGCGAGACGGCGGCGCCGGGCATGGACGAGATCTTCCGGTGGGGTGTGGACGCGGTGGTGATCACCACGGCGACCTCCGCGCACGCCGAGCTGATCGGGCGAGCGGCCCGGTCGGGTCTGCCGGTGTTCTGCGAGAAGCCGATCGCGCTCGATCTGCCGGGGACGCTGCAGGCCATCGCCGAGGTGGAGACGGCCGGGACGATTCTGCAGATGGGGTTCCAGCGCCGGTTCGACGCCGGGTACGCCGGGGCGCGGGAGGCGGTGCGGTCCGGCCGGCTGGGGCGGCTGCACACCGTGCGGGCCCTCACCAGCGACCAGGCGCCGCCGCCCGCCGCGTGGCTGCCGCTGTCGGGCGGGCTCTACCGGGACACGCTGATCCACGACTTCGACATGCTGCGCTGGGTGACCGGGCGGGAGGTCGTGGACGTGTACGCGGCCGGTTCGGACGCCGGGCCCGCGATGTTCCGCGAGGCGGGCGACGTGGACACGGCGGCGGCGGTGCTGACGCTGGAGGACGGCACCCTGGCCACGGCCACGGCGACCCGGCTGAACGGCGCCGGGTACGACGTGCGCATGGAGCTGGCCGGCGAGCTGGACCAGGTCGTGGTCGGCCTGGACGACCGTACGCCGATCGCGTCCACCGAGCCGACCGGGCCGCCCGCCGCGGACAAGCCGTGGACCGGGTTCCTGGAGCGGTTCGGCCCGGCCTACGAGGCCGAGCTGAACGCCTTCGTCGAGGTCGTGCGCGGCGAGCGGGCCAACCCCTGCGACGGGCGGGAGGCGCTGCAGGCGCTGCGGATCTCCGAGGCGTGCGAGCTGTCCCGGCGCGACCGAAGACCGGTGGCCCTCGGCGAACTCCCGGGCGGAACGACGACCGCGGCCCTGTGA